A single Bufo bufo chromosome 6, aBufBuf1.1, whole genome shotgun sequence DNA region contains:
- the MMS19 gene encoding MMS19 nucleotide excision repair protein homolog isoform X1 yields the protein MAEAQESLWGLVEEFVSGQQDSRAAEVAAGVKDGAFTVLQVVEALGSCLASPEPRTRGRGVQLLSQVLLQCHANLKEKEVEVLVVFYENRLKDHHIITPHVLHGLKALSMSVVFPPGRVVSVLKSIFQEVHVQSLMQLDRHTVYRIITNFMNNREEELKSLGADFTFGFIQVMDGEKDPRNLLVAFQIVQNIITKNYSLGPFVEELFEVTSCYFPIDFTPPTNDPHGITREDLILGLRAVLASTPRFAEFLLPLLIEKMDSDVQSSKVDALQTLTAACAVYEQKELKEFLSGLWSSIRREVFQTASDRVEAEGLAALHALSACLSRSVLGPDSEDLLNTFLTNILQDCKHHLCEPDMKLVWPSAKLLQAAAGASPRACLKVTSNVLPLLLEQYNQHEQSSHRRTILEMTLGFLKLQSKWLPEEDENGLSQFKDPLCSMVFSAVTDPSPQLHQVAVKTLTVLGTHQGFLSSGDIDLVVDHLTRLILEEADAQSCQAAIESLGSLARVHPAAFTSRMVPQLCSRLQTVPMEGADHPASVVPQHSIWQRCLEALAAVSTHYSIVQETVPILLDYVRQSQKGERSAEDVVTVCKSLHHVAVLCQENAESLCYYHQKVVPCLLSLTIQAAMQDRGDAADLHVLLHDSLLTAMASLIIASTTRLSPELQSSSVSQVVNLFLDGDVSILTENSFTSKFLPFQVDGPAATQSRLVALLMAYVCSLPRNVEIPHLSRLLQDLLSLSLAGCCAFAFTSAAKCFAGLINKCPAGEQLDDILQSASRELTSGLEDESRRTQAVTLLAWVTKALILRYHPMNGQLTNKMIGLLSDRDLGPLAADMFSLLVSDSPDILNKACHADIRIMFRQRFFTENVPKLVQGFHAANGDDKPNFLKALSHVLNCLPKQVLVTELPSLISLLLEALSCPDNVVQLSTLTCLEPLLLDAAEILSVHIDTLISRLLRLTCSPSMAVRITALKCMLALPKLPLPMLLPYKQQVICALAKPLDDKKRLVRKEAVEARCQWFLIGSPGS from the exons GTGTGAAGGATGGGGCGTTCACGGTGTTACAGGTGGTGGAAGCTCTTGG GTCCTGTCTGGCAAGCCCTGAACCCAGGACTAGAGGGCGAGGCGTTCAGCTCCTCTCGCAGGTCTTACTACAGTGTCATGCCAACCTGAAAGAAAAAGAAG TGGAGGTCTTAGTTGTGTTTTATGAAAACAGACTGAAGGATCACCACATCATTACACCACATGTCCTCCATGGACTCAAAGCGCTG AGTATGTCTGTGGTCTTCCCCCCGGGGCGCGTGGTGTCGGTACTTAAATCCATATTCCAGGAAGTCCACGTTCAG TCTTTAATGCAACTTGACCGTCACACCGTCTATAGGATCATCACCAATTTTATGAACAACCGGGAAGAAG AGCTAAAGAGCCTTGGAGCAGATTTCACATTTGGGTTTATTCAAGTCATGGATGGAGAAAAGGATCCAAGGAATCTTCTGGTGGCCTTCCAGATTGTACAGAACATCATTACGAAGAACTATTCTCTTG GTCCATTTGTGGAGGAATTATTTGAAGTGACGTCCTGttacttccccattgacttcacccCT CCAACCAATGATCCACATGGAATTACCAGAGAAGATCTGATACTGGGCCTCCGAGCTGTGCTGGCGTCTACGCCTCGTTTTGCTGAG TTTCTGCTTCCGCTGCTGATTGAGAAAATGGATTCTGACGTACAAAGTTCCAAAGTGGATGCACTGCAAACATTG ACTGCGGCATGTGCGGTGTATGAACAGAAAGAACTGAAAGAGTTTCTGTCTGGCCTTTGGTCTTCCATCCGCAGAGAG GTATTTCAGACAGCGAGTGACAGGGTTGAAGCTGAAGGCCTGGCCGCTCTCCATGCTCTGTCCGCCTGCCTGTCCCGCTCCGTCCTAGGTCCAGACTCTGAAGATTTATTAAATACTTTCTTAACCAATATCTTGCAAG ACTGCAAGCATCATTTGTGTGAGCCAGATATGAAGCTGGTATGGCCCAGTGCTAAACTACTACAGGCCGCCGCTGGTGCCTCCCCCCGGGCCTGTCTAAAGGTGACCTCTAATGTCCTGCCACTGCTTCTGGAGCAGTATAACCAGCATGAACAG AGCAGCCATCGTAGGACAATACTGGAGATGACGCTGGGATTCCTCAAGCTGCAGAGCAAATGGCTTCCAGAAGAAG atgAGAATGGGCTGAGTCAATTCAAAGACCCCCTGTGCAGTATGGTGTTCTCCGCAGTCACTGATCCCAGTCCACAGCTCCATCAAGTAGCCGTAAAAACTCTCACCGTGTTGGGCACACACCAAG GTTTCTTATCATCTGGTGACATTGATCTGGTGGTTGACCACTTGACCCGACTTATCCTGGAAGAAGCAGATGCTCAGAGCTG CCAGGCTGCGATTGAATCTTTAGGATCATTGGCCCGAGTTCACCCTGCAGCGTTTACCAGTCGTATGGTGCCTCAGCTCTGTTCAAGGCTGCAAACAG TGCCTATGGAGGGTGCTGATCACCCTGCCAGCGTTGTACCCCAGCACAGTATATGGCAGCGCTGTCTTGAAGCCTTAGCTGCAGTGTCCACACATTACAGTATTGTTCAAGAGACTGTGCCAATACTCCTGGATTATGTGCGACAATCACAAAAAG GAGAAAGAAGTGCAGAAGATGTGGTCACTGTGTGCAAGAGCCTTCATCATGTCGCAGTGCTGTGCCAAGAAAACGCAGAGTCTCTCTGTTACTATCACCAGAAAGTGGTGCCCTGTCTGCTGTCCCTGACCATACAGGCTGCAATGCAAG ACAGGGGGGATGCAGCAGATCTTCACGTCCTCCTCCATGACAGCCTCCTTACAGCTATGGCGTCATTAATCATTGCGTCCACTACACGCCTCAGCCCTGA GTTACAGTCTTCAAGTGTTTCCCAGGTTGTAAACCTGTTCCTGGATGGGGATGTCTCCATTCTTACAGAGAATAGCTTTACCTCCAAGTTCCTTCCTTTCCAG GTTGATGGACCGGCAGCCACTCAGAGCCGCCTAGTTGCGCTGCTTATGGCTTACGTGTGCTCATTGCCAAGAAAT GTGGAGATCCCACACCTGAGCCGCTTGCTGCAGGATTTGCTGTCCCTGAGCCTCGCTGGATGCTGTGCCTTTGCTTTCACATCTGCTGCTAAATGCTTTGCTGGTCTGATAAATAAATGTCCTGCAG GGGAGCAGCTCGATGATATTCTTCAGAGTGCGTCTCGCGAACTGACGTCGGGACTGGAAGATGAAAGCAGAAGAACTCAGGCTGTGACGCTGCTTGCTTGG GTAACCAAAGCTTTGATACTACGGTACCATCCCATGAATGGACAGCTCACTAACAAG ATGATCGGTTTGTTGTCTGACAGAGATCTCGGACCCCTGGCTGCTGACATGTTCTCTCTTCTCGTCTCCGATTCCCCTGATATCCTTAACAAAGCATGTCACGCTGATATCCGCATCATGTTCCGCCAGAGATTCTTCACGGAGAATGTGCCCAAACTGGTGCAGGGTTTCCATGCTGCTAATGGAG ACGACAAGCCCAATTTCCTAAAAGCCTTGTCCCATGTGCTGAACTGTCTGCCAAAGCAAGTTCTCGTCACAGAACTCCCATCG TTGATCTCCTTGCTGCTCGAGGCTTTATCCTGCCCTGACAACGTGGTTCAGCTTTCCACACTGACCTGTCTGGAGCCACTACTTCTAGATGCTGCTGAAATATTGAGTGTTCATATAGATACCCTCATCTCAAGGCTCCTCCGCCTGACGTGTAGCCCCAGCATG GCGGTGAGGATTACAGCTCTGAAGTGTATGCTGGCCCTTCCAAAGCTCCCTTTGCCTAtg CTCCTGCCTTACAAGCAACAAGTGATCTGTGCCTTAGCTAAACCGCTTGATGATAAGAAGAGACTAGTTAGGAAGGAGGCCGTTGAGGCCCGATG
- the MMS19 gene encoding MMS19 nucleotide excision repair protein homolog isoform X2 has translation MDSDVQSSKVDALQTLTAACAVYEQKELKEFLSGLWSSIRREVFQTASDRVEAEGLAALHALSACLSRSVLGPDSEDLLNTFLTNILQDCKHHLCEPDMKLVWPSAKLLQAAAGASPRACLKVTSNVLPLLLEQYNQHEQSSHRRTILEMTLGFLKLQSKWLPEEDENGLSQFKDPLCSMVFSAVTDPSPQLHQVAVKTLTVLGTHQGFLSSGDIDLVVDHLTRLILEEADAQSCQAAIESLGSLARVHPAAFTSRMVPQLCSRLQTVPMEGADHPASVVPQHSIWQRCLEALAAVSTHYSIVQETVPILLDYVRQSQKGERSAEDVVTVCKSLHHVAVLCQENAESLCYYHQKVVPCLLSLTIQAAMQDRGDAADLHVLLHDSLLTAMASLIIASTTRLSPELQSSSVSQVVNLFLDGDVSILTENSFTSKFLPFQVDGPAATQSRLVALLMAYVCSLPRNVEIPHLSRLLQDLLSLSLAGCCAFAFTSAAKCFAGLINKCPAGEQLDDILQSASRELTSGLEDESRRTQAVTLLAWVTKALILRYHPMNGQLTNKMIGLLSDRDLGPLAADMFSLLVSDSPDILNKACHADIRIMFRQRFFTENVPKLVQGFHAANGDDKPNFLKALSHVLNCLPKQVLVTELPSLISLLLEALSCPDNVVQLSTLTCLEPLLLDAAEILSVHIDTLISRLLRLTCSPSMAVRITALKCMLALPKLPLPMLLPYKQQVICALAKPLDDKKRLVRKEAVEARCQWFLIGSPGS, from the exons ATGGATTCTGACGTACAAAGTTCCAAAGTGGATGCACTGCAAACATTG ACTGCGGCATGTGCGGTGTATGAACAGAAAGAACTGAAAGAGTTTCTGTCTGGCCTTTGGTCTTCCATCCGCAGAGAG GTATTTCAGACAGCGAGTGACAGGGTTGAAGCTGAAGGCCTGGCCGCTCTCCATGCTCTGTCCGCCTGCCTGTCCCGCTCCGTCCTAGGTCCAGACTCTGAAGATTTATTAAATACTTTCTTAACCAATATCTTGCAAG ACTGCAAGCATCATTTGTGTGAGCCAGATATGAAGCTGGTATGGCCCAGTGCTAAACTACTACAGGCCGCCGCTGGTGCCTCCCCCCGGGCCTGTCTAAAGGTGACCTCTAATGTCCTGCCACTGCTTCTGGAGCAGTATAACCAGCATGAACAG AGCAGCCATCGTAGGACAATACTGGAGATGACGCTGGGATTCCTCAAGCTGCAGAGCAAATGGCTTCCAGAAGAAG atgAGAATGGGCTGAGTCAATTCAAAGACCCCCTGTGCAGTATGGTGTTCTCCGCAGTCACTGATCCCAGTCCACAGCTCCATCAAGTAGCCGTAAAAACTCTCACCGTGTTGGGCACACACCAAG GTTTCTTATCATCTGGTGACATTGATCTGGTGGTTGACCACTTGACCCGACTTATCCTGGAAGAAGCAGATGCTCAGAGCTG CCAGGCTGCGATTGAATCTTTAGGATCATTGGCCCGAGTTCACCCTGCAGCGTTTACCAGTCGTATGGTGCCTCAGCTCTGTTCAAGGCTGCAAACAG TGCCTATGGAGGGTGCTGATCACCCTGCCAGCGTTGTACCCCAGCACAGTATATGGCAGCGCTGTCTTGAAGCCTTAGCTGCAGTGTCCACACATTACAGTATTGTTCAAGAGACTGTGCCAATACTCCTGGATTATGTGCGACAATCACAAAAAG GAGAAAGAAGTGCAGAAGATGTGGTCACTGTGTGCAAGAGCCTTCATCATGTCGCAGTGCTGTGCCAAGAAAACGCAGAGTCTCTCTGTTACTATCACCAGAAAGTGGTGCCCTGTCTGCTGTCCCTGACCATACAGGCTGCAATGCAAG ACAGGGGGGATGCAGCAGATCTTCACGTCCTCCTCCATGACAGCCTCCTTACAGCTATGGCGTCATTAATCATTGCGTCCACTACACGCCTCAGCCCTGA GTTACAGTCTTCAAGTGTTTCCCAGGTTGTAAACCTGTTCCTGGATGGGGATGTCTCCATTCTTACAGAGAATAGCTTTACCTCCAAGTTCCTTCCTTTCCAG GTTGATGGACCGGCAGCCACTCAGAGCCGCCTAGTTGCGCTGCTTATGGCTTACGTGTGCTCATTGCCAAGAAAT GTGGAGATCCCACACCTGAGCCGCTTGCTGCAGGATTTGCTGTCCCTGAGCCTCGCTGGATGCTGTGCCTTTGCTTTCACATCTGCTGCTAAATGCTTTGCTGGTCTGATAAATAAATGTCCTGCAG GGGAGCAGCTCGATGATATTCTTCAGAGTGCGTCTCGCGAACTGACGTCGGGACTGGAAGATGAAAGCAGAAGAACTCAGGCTGTGACGCTGCTTGCTTGG GTAACCAAAGCTTTGATACTACGGTACCATCCCATGAATGGACAGCTCACTAACAAG ATGATCGGTTTGTTGTCTGACAGAGATCTCGGACCCCTGGCTGCTGACATGTTCTCTCTTCTCGTCTCCGATTCCCCTGATATCCTTAACAAAGCATGTCACGCTGATATCCGCATCATGTTCCGCCAGAGATTCTTCACGGAGAATGTGCCCAAACTGGTGCAGGGTTTCCATGCTGCTAATGGAG ACGACAAGCCCAATTTCCTAAAAGCCTTGTCCCATGTGCTGAACTGTCTGCCAAAGCAAGTTCTCGTCACAGAACTCCCATCG TTGATCTCCTTGCTGCTCGAGGCTTTATCCTGCCCTGACAACGTGGTTCAGCTTTCCACACTGACCTGTCTGGAGCCACTACTTCTAGATGCTGCTGAAATATTGAGTGTTCATATAGATACCCTCATCTCAAGGCTCCTCCGCCTGACGTGTAGCCCCAGCATG GCGGTGAGGATTACAGCTCTGAAGTGTATGCTGGCCCTTCCAAAGCTCCCTTTGCCTAtg CTCCTGCCTTACAAGCAACAAGTGATCTGTGCCTTAGCTAAACCGCTTGATGATAAGAAGAGACTAGTTAGGAAGGAGGCCGTTGAGGCCCGATG